One genomic segment of Sminthopsis crassicaudata isolate SCR6 chromosome 2, ASM4859323v1, whole genome shotgun sequence includes these proteins:
- the LSM11 gene encoding U7 snRNA-associated Sm-like protein LSm11: MEERERRGGSGRAGSPGSPPSPRLDVSSDRFDPLLALYAPRLPPIPYPNAPCFNNLAEYESFLRLGGRGRGRGRARGQAGPGAPGAPAPGPASSASGSARRTSRRRGAPVPDPERIQRLRRLMVAKEEADAGAAGPGSSGRPGRRKKAPRNVLTRMPLHEGSPLGELHRCIREGVKVNVHIRTFKGLRGVCSGFLVAFDKFWNMALTDVDETYRKPVLGKAFEREPPLTLTRLFDRLKLQDSSKKETDSRSMVEDSTLSRYSQTSTWKMATVWGREDEDRGSQKRSRSAPSSLLTAGKEVSRSDLSGRTTRTEGSSAGGSNSRGRSRKKRQKPKVDYQQVFTRHINQIFIRGENVLLVHLAQ, translated from the exons ATGGAGGAGCGGGAGCGGCGAGGGGGCTCGGGCAGGGCTGGGAGCCCCGGGAGTCCGCCCAGCCCTCGGCTGGATGTCAGTTCGGACCGCTTCGATCCGCTGCTGGCCCTCTACGCGCCGCGCCTGCCGCCTATCCCCTACCCCAACGCTCCCTGCTTCAACAACCTGGCCGAGTACGAGAGCTTCCTGCGGCTGGgcggccggggccggggccggggccgggctcGGGGGCAGGCTGGCCCCGGAGCTCCGGGCGCCCCCGCCCCCGGCCCCGCTTCGTCCGCCTCTGGCTCGGCACGCCGGACCTCCCGCCGCCGCGGAGCGCCGGTCCCGGACCCCGAGCGCATCCAGCGGCTCCGCCGGCTCATGGTGGCCAAGGAGGAGGCGGACGCCGGCGCCGCCGGGCCGGGCAGCAGCGGGCGCCCCGGCCGCAGGAAGAAGGCGCCGCGCAATGTCCTCACCAGAATGCCCC TACATGAAGGTAGCCCACTGGGTGAACTTCATCGCTGCATCAGAGAAGGGGTGAAGGTCAATGTTCACATTCGCACTTTCAAAGGGCTTCGAGGTGTCTGCTCTGGCTTCCTGGTTGCATTTGACAAGTTCTGGAATATG gcACTTACTGATGTAGATGAGACTTACAGAAAACCAGTTCTGGGGAAAGCATTTGAACGTGAACCTCCTTTAACTCTCACCAGG CTGTTTGACCGTCTCAAACTTCAGGATTCCTCTAAAAAGGAAACTGACTCCAGATCGATGGTTGAGGACTCTACATTGTCTCGATATTCACAAACATCTACTTGGAAGATGGCCACAGTGTGGGGGAGAGAAGATGAGGATCGGGGATCACAGAAACGTTCCCGTTCAGCACCTTCTTCACTTCTGACAGCTGGAAAGGAAGTTTCCAGGTCTGACTTGTCAGGCAGGACTACACGGACAGAGGGCTCTAGTGCAGGGGGTTCTAATTCAAGGGGCCGATCTCGTAAGAAAAGACAGAAGCCTAAAGTAGATTACCAGCAGGTATTCACACGGCACATTAACCAGATATTTATCCGAGGAGAGAATGTTCTGCTTGTTCACCTTGCCCAGTGA
- the THG1L gene encoding putative tRNA(His) guanylyltransferase isoform X3 has protein sequence MTRCAQTVMTQLEDIVMAYGQSDEYSFVFKRKSNWFRRRASKFMTNVASQFASSYVFYWKDYFKDQDLLYPPAFDGRVVVYPSNQTLKDYLSWRQADCHINNLYNTVFWMLIQRSKLTPAQAQERLQGTLAADKNEILFSEYNVNYNNEPQMFRKGTVLIWKKIKEVMSKEIQLPGETEEKTVEVTRTRTKPVALHCDIIGDAFWKEHPEILEDDS, from the exons ATGACCCGGTGTGCTCAGACTGTAATGACACAACTAGAAGATATTGTCATGGCATATGGACAAAGTGATGAATATAGCTTTGTATTCAAACGGAAGAGCAATTGGTTTAGAAGAAGAGCCAG TAAATTTATGACAAACGTGGCCTCTCAGTTTGCCTCCAGCTATGTCTTTTATTGGAAAGATTACTTTAAGGACCAGGATCTTCTATATCCTCCAGCCTTTGATGGAAGAGTTGTAGTGTATCCTAGCAACCAGACCTTAAAGGACTATCTCAGTTGGCGACAAGCAGAtt gtcATATTAATAATCTTTATAACACGGTTTTCTGGATGCTGATACAGCGATCTAAGTTAACACCAGCACAAGCTCAAGAAAGACTACAG ggAACACTTGCTGCAGAtaagaatgaaattttattttctgaatacaATGTCAACTACAATAATGAGCCACAAATGTTCAGGAAAGGGACTGTACTAATATGGAAAAAG ATTAAAGAAGTAATGTCAAAGGAAATCCAACTTCcaggagaaacagaagaaaaaacagtTGAAGTGACACGGACAAGGACTAAACCAGTTGCTTTGCATTGTGATATCATTGGTGATGCTTTCTGGAAGGAGCATCCTGAGATCCTTGAAGATGACAGCTGA